Proteins found in one Plasmodium sp. gorilla clade G2 genome assembly, chromosome: 14 genomic segment:
- a CDS encoding prefoldin subunit 2, putative produces the protein METKSNVESANIIQAKESKLTYEQIEKDRVQLVSKIEELYQDVVEHKLVLEALESVPSDRRCYRMVGEVLVERTVGEIKPALLDHKNKVEQIIAECQKQLDQKNNEISNFIKSAKAGNLPSGMMNSNPSVDTNNLNDKEKKSDSIIF, from the exons atggaAACTAAGAGTAATGTTGAATCAGCTAATATAATCCAGGCAAAAGAATCTAAATTAACATATGAACAAATTGAAAAGGATAGAGTTCAATTAGTTTCAAAGATAGAAGAATTATATCAAGATGTAGTTGAGCACAA ATTAGTGCTTGAAGCTTTGGAAAGTGTACCTTCAGATAGAAGATGCTACAGAATGGTTGGAGAAGTTTTAGTTGAAAGAACAGTTGGGGAAATTAAGCCAGCTTTGTTGGACCATAAAAataag GTCGAACAAATTATAGCTGAATGTCAAAAACAATTAGACCAAaagaataatgaaatatcaaattttataaaaag tgCTAAGGCGGGAAATCTTCCAAGCGGTATGATGAACTCAAATCCGTCTGTTGATACGAATAATTTgaatgataaagaaaaaaaatcggacagtattatattttaa